A window of the Zootoca vivipara chromosome 14, rZooViv1.1, whole genome shotgun sequence genome harbors these coding sequences:
- the RAB11A gene encoding ras-related protein Rab-11A gives MGGSRDDEYDYLFKVVLIGDSGVGKSNLLSRFTRNEFNLESKSTIGVEFATRSIQVDGKTIKAQIWDTAGQERYRAITSAYYRGAVGALLVYDIAKHLTYENVERWLKELRDHADSNIVIMLVGNKSDLRHLRAVPTDEARAFAEKNGLSFIETSALDSTNVEAAFQTILTEIYRIVSQKQMSDRRENDMSPSNNVVPIHVPPTTENKPKMQCCQNI, from the exons TTGTTCTCATTGGAGACTCTGGAGTCGGCAAGAGCAACCTCCTCTCCCGCTTCACTCGCAACGAGTTCAACCTGGAAAGCAAAAGCACCATTGGCGTGGAGTTTGCCACACGGAGCATCCAAGTGGACGGCAAGACAATAAAGGCTCAGATCTGGGACACGGCAGGGCAGGAGCGATACAGGGCGATCACGTCGGC CTATTACCGAGGCGCCGTGGGGGCCTTGCTGGTTTATGACATCGCCAAGCACCTCACCTATGAAAACGTGGAGCGGTGGCTGAAGGAGCTGCGAGACCATGCCGACAGCAACATTGTCATCATGCTGGTGGGCAACAAGAGCGACTTGCGCCACCTGAGGGCTGTTCCAACAGATGAGGCCCGAGCCTTTGCAG AAAAGAACGGCCTTTCCTTTATTGAGACTTCAGCTTTGGACTCGACGAATGTGGAAGCTGCTTTCCAGACCATTCTGACAG AAATCTATCGCATCGTGTCTCAGAAGCAAATGTCGGACAGACGCGAAAACGACATGTCACCAAGCAACAATGTGGTCCCTATCCATGTCCCTCCGACCACGGAAAATAAACCAAAGATGCAGTGCTGTCAAAATATATAG